A single window of Chitinophaga sp. XS-30 DNA harbors:
- a CDS encoding RagB/SusD family nutrient uptake outer membrane protein translates to MNSIGGILFLLTILSFTACQKGFLDQVPDDRLSMEQVFSRRDLTEQYLANIYNVVMKDPAGVTAGIPWIGSSDEGDVSYDRPDYNSYKMNLGNWNASSNYYNFWTAYYQGIRSATYFMAHVGSNPQILLESNGEELVRQYTGEARFLRAYAYFLLMQQYGPVVLAGDELIPGDVPASDPRMNLPRSSFDECVAYVVAELDQAATELPDHFTVQPELDYGRATKAAAMAVKARLLLYAASPLFNGNRDYAGLQNADGKQLISQTTDPDKWRRAADASKALIDEGLFSLYKKYDGSGNIDPLASCRDLFLDTWNSEWIFARAKSSISAWERTATPRGIAAGFSATGPTQQLVDQFEMDNGLRPITGYNSDGSPIINPASGYRETGFATSAGKYHPNGVSNMYVNREPRFYVTVSYPGSYWINTSEGNKVIQTWFSGESGKKGSWDHSRTGYLNRKNVSPLTNPRLNKYAERAYVVFRFGEVLLNYVEALNEAEPGHSDILRYLNMIRERAGVPQYGAGASPLPVPSGQAAMREAIRHERQIELAFEYLRYFDTRRWKIAEQTDHGAFWGMNVDADPPAFYRRTVFETRVFRKNYYLFPIPQDELDKDRNIVQNTGW, encoded by the coding sequence ATGAACAGCATAGGCGGTATCCTTTTTCTGCTGACAATATTATCCTTCACGGCCTGCCAGAAAGGTTTTCTGGACCAGGTGCCGGATGACCGGCTGTCCATGGAGCAGGTATTTTCCCGGAGGGACCTCACGGAGCAATATCTCGCCAACATTTACAATGTGGTGATGAAAGACCCTGCAGGCGTAACAGCCGGTATCCCCTGGATCGGTTCATCCGATGAAGGTGATGTTTCCTACGACCGGCCGGATTACAATTCTTACAAGATGAATCTCGGTAACTGGAATGCATCTTCCAATTATTATAATTTCTGGACAGCCTACTACCAGGGCATCCGGTCCGCCACCTATTTCATGGCGCATGTAGGTTCCAATCCGCAGATACTGCTTGAAAGCAACGGAGAAGAACTGGTCCGTCAGTACACGGGCGAAGCCCGGTTCCTGCGGGCCTATGCCTATTTCCTGCTGATGCAGCAGTATGGGCCCGTTGTGCTGGCCGGAGATGAACTGATCCCCGGCGATGTACCGGCCAGTGATCCGCGCATGAACCTTCCGCGCAGTTCTTTTGATGAATGTGTGGCATACGTGGTAGCGGAGCTGGATCAGGCAGCCACAGAACTGCCGGATCATTTTACCGTGCAGCCGGAACTTGACTACGGAAGGGCCACCAAAGCCGCTGCAATGGCCGTAAAAGCGAGATTGTTGCTGTATGCCGCCAGCCCGCTGTTCAATGGCAACAGAGACTATGCCGGGTTGCAGAATGCAGACGGCAAGCAGCTGATCAGTCAGACTACGGACCCGGACAAGTGGCGGCGCGCGGCCGATGCTTCCAAAGCACTGATTGATGAAGGCCTTTTCTCCCTGTACAAAAAATACGATGGCAGCGGGAATATCGATCCCCTGGCTTCATGCCGCGATCTTTTCCTCGATACCTGGAACAGTGAATGGATATTCGCCCGCGCAAAAAGCTCCATTTCAGCATGGGAGCGCACAGCTACGCCACGGGGCATAGCGGCAGGCTTCTCTGCTACCGGTCCCACACAGCAACTGGTGGACCAGTTTGAAATGGATAATGGTCTGCGTCCCATCACCGGCTACAATTCAGATGGCTCCCCCATCATTAATCCGGCATCCGGCTACCGGGAAACAGGCTTTGCCACCTCCGCCGGAAAATACCATCCTAACGGCGTTTCCAATATGTATGTGAACAGGGAGCCGCGGTTTTATGTAACCGTATCCTACCCCGGTTCCTACTGGATCAATACCAGCGAAGGCAACAAGGTCATCCAGACCTGGTTCTCCGGTGAATCCGGGAAGAAGGGTTCCTGGGACCATTCCCGCACCGGTTATCTCAACCGCAAGAATGTATCTCCGCTGACCAATCCGCGCCTGAACAAGTATGCAGAACGGGCTTATGTGGTATTCCGCTTCGGGGAAGTGCTGCTCAATTATGTGGAAGCATTGAATGAAGCAGAACCGGGCCACTCCGATATTCTCCGCTATCTCAACATGATCCGTGAAAGGGCCGGTGTGCCGCAATATGGCGCGGGAGCCTCACCACTGCCCGTACCATCAGGCCAGGCCGCCATGCGCGAAGCCATCCGTCACGAACGGCAGATCGAGCTGGCATTCGAATACCTCCGCTATTTCGATACACGCAGGTGGAAGATCGCGGAACAAACGGACCACGGCGCTTTCTGGGGCATGAACGTAGATGCCGATCCCCCGGCCTTCTATCGCAGAACAGTATTCGAAACACGGGTGTTCCGGAAGAACTATTACCTGTTTCCCATACCGCAGGATGAACTGGATAAAGACAGGAATATCGTGCAGAAC
- a CDS encoding SusC/RagA family TonB-linked outer membrane protein codes for MRGSAIGFVFVLMSLQLAFSRSAEGQTVLDRKVRLQVRNETLETTLQMLGNRVNVDFVYSTHSALSDNVNLSVKDRKLGEVLKDLLEPAKLSWEVVGQTIVIRNAYNSGPLQPSAAAAPRFAMEIKGFVKDGMGNSLPGVSVRVKGKATGAVTDDKGMYAISAEPKDSLEFSYIGYKQQVIAVRNREEINVVMEAVEGGLNEVVVIGFGQQKKISLIGAQSSVKPSELQLPTANLSTVIGGRLSGVISVQRNGEIGAGADIWIRGVSTFKSSLSKPLILVDGVPRDMNNVDPEDVASFAILKDASATAVYGVRGANGVVLITTKTGRLGKPQVRLRYNEGITSLTRIPDFADGVAYMKASNEALETRGGTPIYSDEAIEMTRTQADPELYPDVNWFKELFNKYGRTRRVNMNINGGSEKATYYVGATYFDEVGMYKTDALTTYNSEIAFKRYNVTSNLTLQPTRTTNVKLGLQGWLANVNYPGAGAKEIFEKAFFLSPITYPVMYKDGKIPDIPAGTNALSNPWAMLTQTGYANQWRNQLYSNLQVRQDLDFITKGLSINAMFSFDAYNYLSQRRTKKPNTWRATGRDADGNLIYQEVVRGDDYLGYSTNKIGNRSLYNEASINYMNEFGKHAIGAMVIYNQSDKIDTQTDDLLISLPQRFRGVSGRATYGYADKYFLEANFGYNGSENFAPENRFGFFPSIGAGWLLSEEKFFQGFKHIVQMAKVRFSHGIVGSSTIDGRRFAYIATVESPTGYTFGRNMNNTYGGKDIGEYAADVTWETSAKTNLGIDMQLLKGISIQADIFRERREGIFLRKVSVPAYVGLRKAPFGNVGIVENKGIDGSVTWNSNIGKDFRFQLLGNFTFTRNKVIENDEPPRAYPWLEERGYKVEQTFGYVALGLFESDHEVANSPKQTGDTRAGDIKYKDLNGDGKIDAMDRKAIGYGQIPEIIYGIGFTFSYKSFSLSGLFQGIGNVDIYLSGEGMIPFQQGLTRGNLYSNIDDRWSLENPNPDAFYPRLTPGTINDNYAQSTFWLRNGRYMRLKNAQLAYNMPKSLLGRAKIRNAQIFLEGMNLFTMSPFKLWDVELGNGSGAAFPMIKTYSAGIDFTF; via the coding sequence ATGAGAGGATCAGCCATTGGATTTGTGTTTGTACTGATGTCGCTGCAGCTGGCATTTTCGCGCAGCGCGGAAGGTCAAACCGTATTAGACCGAAAGGTACGCCTGCAGGTCAGGAATGAAACGCTGGAAACCACGCTGCAAATGCTTGGCAACCGGGTCAATGTGGATTTTGTTTACAGCACCCATTCCGCATTGTCAGACAATGTGAACCTGTCTGTGAAAGACAGGAAACTGGGCGAAGTGCTGAAAGATCTGCTGGAGCCGGCAAAACTGAGCTGGGAAGTAGTGGGGCAGACCATTGTGATCCGTAATGCCTACAACTCCGGCCCATTGCAGCCTTCAGCTGCGGCGGCTCCCCGTTTTGCCATGGAGATCAAAGGCTTTGTGAAAGACGGTATGGGCAACAGCCTGCCGGGCGTTTCCGTACGCGTGAAAGGGAAGGCAACCGGCGCCGTGACGGATGATAAAGGCATGTATGCCATCAGCGCCGAGCCTAAGGATTCGCTGGAATTTTCCTACATCGGATACAAACAGCAGGTGATCGCCGTCCGGAACAGGGAGGAGATCAATGTGGTGATGGAAGCAGTGGAAGGCGGCCTGAATGAAGTGGTGGTGATCGGTTTCGGTCAGCAGAAGAAGATCAGCCTCATAGGGGCGCAATCTTCCGTAAAACCCTCGGAGCTGCAACTTCCCACCGCGAACCTCAGCACCGTGATCGGTGGCCGTTTGTCCGGCGTCATCTCCGTGCAGCGCAACGGGGAGATCGGCGCGGGGGCGGATATCTGGATCAGGGGCGTATCCACCTTCAAAAGCTCGCTCAGCAAACCGCTGATCCTCGTGGATGGCGTGCCGCGCGATATGAACAACGTAGATCCGGAAGATGTGGCGAGCTTCGCCATCCTGAAAGATGCATCCGCAACAGCCGTATATGGTGTACGCGGTGCAAACGGGGTAGTGCTGATCACCACCAAGACCGGCAGGCTGGGCAAACCGCAGGTCCGCCTGAGATATAATGAGGGCATCACCAGCCTCACCCGCATCCCTGATTTTGCGGACGGCGTGGCATATATGAAAGCCTCCAATGAAGCGCTGGAGACCCGCGGCGGAACACCCATCTATTCAGATGAGGCGATCGAAATGACCCGTACGCAGGCCGATCCCGAGCTTTACCCCGATGTTAACTGGTTCAAGGAACTATTCAATAAATACGGCCGCACCCGCCGTGTGAACATGAATATCAACGGCGGCAGTGAAAAGGCCACTTACTATGTAGGTGCTACTTATTTTGATGAAGTGGGCATGTATAAAACAGATGCCCTCACCACGTACAATTCCGAGATCGCTTTCAAGCGGTACAACGTGACCTCCAACCTCACCCTGCAACCCACCCGTACAACGAATGTCAAACTTGGGTTGCAGGGCTGGCTGGCCAATGTGAACTATCCCGGCGCCGGCGCGAAAGAAATATTCGAGAAGGCTTTCTTTCTGTCGCCTATCACCTATCCCGTGATGTACAAAGACGGGAAGATACCGGACATTCCCGCAGGCACCAATGCGCTCAGCAATCCCTGGGCCATGCTTACGCAAACGGGATACGCCAATCAATGGCGCAACCAGCTGTACTCCAATCTGCAGGTGCGGCAGGATCTGGACTTCATCACAAAGGGGCTCTCCATCAATGCCATGTTCTCCTTTGATGCCTATAATTACCTGAGCCAGCGCCGTACCAAGAAACCCAATACCTGGAGGGCAACCGGCCGGGATGCGGACGGCAACCTAATCTACCAGGAAGTGGTGCGGGGTGATGACTACCTGGGATACAGCACCAACAAGATCGGAAACCGCTCCTTGTACAACGAGGCTTCGATCAACTATATGAATGAATTCGGTAAACATGCCATCGGTGCAATGGTAATCTATAACCAAAGCGACAAGATCGATACGCAGACCGATGATCTGCTGATCTCCCTGCCGCAGCGTTTCAGGGGTGTCAGCGGGCGCGCCACCTATGGTTATGCTGACAAATATTTCCTGGAAGCCAACTTCGGTTATAACGGTTCCGAGAACTTTGCACCGGAGAACCGCTTCGGCTTTTTCCCTTCCATCGGCGCGGGCTGGCTGTTGTCGGAAGAGAAATTCTTCCAGGGCTTCAAGCATATTGTACAGATGGCGAAGGTGCGTTTCTCGCACGGCATTGTAGGCAGCAGCACGATAGACGGCCGCCGCTTTGCCTACATCGCAACGGTGGAATCCCCGACAGGTTATACGTTTGGCAGGAACATGAACAATACCTACGGCGGGAAAGATATTGGAGAATATGCCGCAGACGTGACCTGGGAGACCTCTGCCAAGACCAATCTCGGCATCGATATGCAGCTGCTGAAAGGCATCAGCATTCAGGCGGACATATTCAGAGAGCGAAGGGAAGGTATCTTTCTCCGGAAAGTGTCCGTGCCTGCATACGTAGGGCTCCGCAAGGCGCCATTCGGCAACGTGGGTATTGTGGAGAACAAGGGCATTGACGGTTCCGTTACCTGGAACAGTAATATCGGGAAGGACTTCCGGTTCCAGCTGCTCGGGAATTTCACGTTCACCCGCAACAAGGTGATCGAGAACGATGAACCTCCGCGGGCCTATCCCTGGCTTGAAGAAAGAGGATACAAAGTAGAGCAGACCTTCGGTTATGTGGCACTCGGTCTTTTTGAAAGCGATCATGAAGTGGCCAATAGCCCGAAACAAACCGGCGATACCCGTGCGGGGGATATCAAATACAAAGATCTGAACGGAGACGGCAAGATCGATGCGATGGACAGAAAGGCCATCGGCTACGGGCAGATACCGGAGATCATCTATGGCATCGGCTTTACCTTTTCCTATAAATCATTTTCCCTGTCCGGGTTATTTCAGGGCATCGGGAATGTGGACATCTATCTCAGCGGAGAAGGTATGATCCCTTTCCAGCAGGGGCTGACAAGAGGCAACCTCTACAGCAACATAGATGACCGCTGGTCACTCGAAAACCCCAATCCCGATGCCTTCTATCCAAGGCTCACGCCCGGCACCATCAACGACAACTACGCGCAAAGCACGTTCTGGCTGCGCAACGGCCGCTATATGCGCCTGAAAAATGCGCAGCTGGCTTACAACATGCCGAAATCCCTGCTGGGCAGGGCAAAGATCAGGAATGCGCAGATATTCCTGGAAGGGATGAACCTGTTCACCATGTCGCCTTTCAAATTATGGGATGTAGAGTTGGGGAATGGCAGCGGCGCTGCATTTCCGATGATCAAAACATACAGCGCCGGTATTGATTTTACTTTCTAA
- a CDS encoding FecR domain-containing protein produces the protein MEQAQISKLLDKYLAGNCTPEEERAVQHWLDSRPQQDGEWKAMSAAAQQEYLAGLFHDVKQTIGKDEGVQHAGGEETAVIHMKARRRGWYAGLRIAAVLLVVLGATLLYLFRGSLMPQQLHTVTTAYRETKRIVLPDSSVVVLNSGSRLSYAENWKDREVRLEGEAYFEVQASPEHPFVIKSGELQTRVLGTNFNISAYPGDKRISVGVMTGKVELSKLRSGDKLLVTSGEKAVYDRQEDKISREETTEADKVLVASGEVGVYDRQKNRISHEGTKDTLYNAWMEGQLNFYRTPLSDVTAALERTFGIRIRILNSYENECEINGRFHVNQTPADIIKIICISINAECTIEGNEVVIHNDRPCN, from the coding sequence ATGGAGCAAGCGCAAATCAGCAAACTGCTGGATAAATACCTCGCGGGGAATTGTACACCTGAAGAAGAGCGGGCGGTGCAGCACTGGCTGGACAGCAGGCCGCAGCAGGACGGGGAATGGAAAGCGATGTCCGCTGCAGCGCAGCAGGAATACCTAGCCGGGTTGTTTCATGACGTGAAACAGACGATAGGGAAAGATGAGGGGGTGCAACATGCCGGCGGGGAAGAAACAGCCGTCATTCACATGAAGGCCCGGAGGCGCGGCTGGTATGCCGGGCTGCGCATCGCGGCGGTGCTGCTTGTTGTGCTGGGGGCAACGCTGCTTTACCTTTTCCGCGGCAGCCTGATGCCGCAGCAGCTTCACACGGTGACCACGGCATACCGGGAAACAAAAAGAATTGTGCTGCCGGACAGCTCCGTGGTGGTGCTGAACAGCGGCAGCCGGTTAAGTTATGCGGAAAACTGGAAAGACCGGGAAGTGCGGCTGGAAGGCGAAGCCTATTTTGAAGTGCAGGCCAGTCCCGAACATCCCTTTGTGATCAAAAGCGGAGAATTGCAGACACGGGTGCTGGGCACAAATTTCAACATATCGGCATATCCCGGAGATAAGCGTATAAGCGTTGGCGTTATGACGGGAAAAGTGGAGCTCAGCAAGTTGAGATCAGGGGATAAATTACTGGTCACATCCGGAGAAAAGGCGGTGTACGACCGGCAGGAGGACAAGATCAGCCGGGAAGAAACAACGGAAGCAGATAAAGTATTGGTGGCATCCGGAGAGGTGGGCGTATATGACCGGCAAAAAAACAGGATCAGCCATGAAGGAACGAAGGATACGCTTTATAATGCCTGGATGGAAGGTCAGCTTAACTTTTACCGTACTCCGCTCAGCGATGTAACGGCAGCGCTGGAGCGCACTTTCGGGATCCGGATCAGGATACTCAACAGTTATGAAAACGAATGCGAGATCAACGGCCGGTTCCACGTCAACCAAACACCGGCTGACATTATAAAAATCATCTGTATATCAATTAACGCGGAATGCACTATTGAGGGGAATGAGGTCGTCATTCATAATGACCGCCCCTGCAACTGA
- a CDS encoding RNA polymerase sigma-70 factor, whose protein sequence is MNGTANIEESAWILRFRTGDMEAFEWLYNRYAKEMMDFAAGKLVSLEEARDIIHDLLVELWAKREQLHVNQSLRAYLMQAVRFRVIDHLRRNMLREDYKEAMHTAEKEIDNTTGQLIVYRDLDNAITAELDRMPPRAREIYRLSRQQHMSVNEIASTLNISSQTVKNQLTTVLKHLRFSLKKLLFFLF, encoded by the coding sequence ATGAACGGTACAGCTAACATAGAGGAATCAGCATGGATACTCCGTTTCAGAACAGGGGATATGGAGGCATTCGAATGGCTCTATAACCGGTACGCAAAAGAGATGATGGACTTTGCTGCAGGAAAGCTGGTTTCCCTGGAAGAAGCACGGGATATCATCCATGATCTGCTGGTAGAGCTGTGGGCGAAGCGGGAGCAGTTGCATGTGAACCAGTCCCTGCGTGCTTACCTGATGCAGGCCGTACGTTTCCGTGTGATCGATCACCTGCGCAGGAATATGCTGCGGGAGGATTATAAGGAGGCCATGCATACGGCTGAAAAGGAAATAGATAACACTACGGGTCAGCTGATCGTGTACCGGGACCTGGATAATGCCATCACCGCCGAACTGGACCGGATGCCGCCCCGGGCCCGCGAAATTTACCGCCTGAGCCGCCAGCAACACATGAGTGTCAATGAAATTGCCAGTACCCTGAATATTTCTTCGCAAACCGTAAAGAACCAGCTCACAACCGTATTGAAGCACTTGCGTTTTTCCCTGAAAAAGTTGCTGTTCTTTCTTTTCTGA
- a CDS encoding APC family permease codes for MSVNQENAFKPSLGLVDATMIVAGSMIGSGIFIVSAEVAQMVGSAGWMMAMWLLAGVVTLIAALSYGELSGMYPRAGGQYVYLREAYNPFVAFLFGWTQFGVIQTGTIAAVAMAFAKYIGYFEPALSESSYVLTLGSFHVSVAQLIAIASIILLTYINTRGVRNGKIIQTVFTFTKIFSLFALIIFGFLIGARQEIWDANWQQAWVPMQIGTGGGTELSVPVMLSGLALFGAMAVSMKGTLFSSDAWNNVTFIAGEIRNPQKNIGRALFLGTFIVTIIYLAANFMYLAVVPFQEIAFAKEGRVGMAAAERIFGTGIGAAAIAAMIIISTFGCNNGLILSGARIYYTMAQDGLFFKKVGDLNRFSVPGNGLWIQCVWASLLCLSGSYGDLLAMVIFGVLIFYVLTILGIFILRKKQPDAPRSYKAFGYPVLPAIYMLVAFALAVLLLIYEPNYAIPGLGIILLGIPLYFIALRKK; via the coding sequence ATGTCAGTCAACCAGGAAAACGCATTTAAGCCCAGTCTGGGCTTGGTGGATGCCACCATGATCGTAGCCGGTTCCATGATTGGTTCCGGTATTTTTATTGTATCCGCAGAAGTAGCGCAGATGGTGGGCTCCGCCGGGTGGATGATGGCCATGTGGCTGCTGGCCGGCGTGGTCACGCTGATCGCCGCGCTCAGCTATGGAGAATTATCGGGCATGTATCCTAGGGCAGGCGGGCAATATGTGTACCTGCGAGAGGCATACAACCCTTTTGTGGCCTTTCTTTTCGGGTGGACGCAGTTCGGTGTGATACAGACGGGCACCATTGCCGCGGTAGCCATGGCCTTTGCGAAATACATCGGGTATTTTGAGCCTGCGCTGAGCGAAAGCAGTTATGTGCTAACCCTGGGAAGCTTCCATGTATCCGTGGCCCAGCTGATCGCCATAGCGTCGATCATCCTGCTGACCTATATCAATACCCGCGGAGTAAGAAACGGGAAGATCATTCAGACCGTATTCACCTTTACAAAGATATTTTCCCTGTTCGCCCTGATCATTTTCGGTTTCCTTATCGGCGCGCGGCAGGAAATATGGGACGCCAACTGGCAGCAAGCCTGGGTGCCGATGCAGATCGGTACCGGTGGCGGAACGGAGCTTTCCGTACCCGTTATGCTCAGCGGCCTGGCCCTGTTTGGTGCTATGGCCGTTTCCATGAAAGGCACGCTTTTTTCCAGCGATGCCTGGAATAACGTGACCTTTATTGCCGGGGAGATCCGCAATCCGCAAAAGAACATCGGCCGTGCGCTGTTCCTGGGAACATTTATTGTTACCATCATCTATCTTGCGGCCAATTTTATGTACCTGGCCGTAGTGCCTTTTCAGGAGATCGCTTTTGCAAAAGAAGGCAGGGTAGGGATGGCCGCGGCGGAAAGGATCTTCGGTACCGGCATCGGCGCAGCCGCTATTGCCGCCATGATCATCATCTCCACTTTCGGATGCAACAATGGGCTTATACTTTCCGGCGCACGCATCTATTACACGATGGCGCAGGACGGGCTGTTCTTTAAAAAGGTAGGTGACCTGAACCGTTTCAGCGTACCGGGGAACGGCCTCTGGATACAATGCGTATGGGCGTCGCTGTTATGCCTCTCCGGCAGCTATGGTGATCTGCTGGCTATGGTGATCTTCGGCGTGCTGATATTCTATGTGCTGACCATCCTCGGCATTTTCATCCTGCGGAAGAAACAACCCGATGCGCCCAGAAGCTACAAGGCATTCGGCTACCCGGTGCTGCCGGCCATTTATATGCTCGTGGCGTTTGCGCTGGCCGTGCTGCTGCTCATCTATGAACCCAATTATGCTATTCCCGGGTTAGGGATCATACTGTTGGGTATTCCATTGTATTTTATCGCATTGCGTAAAAAATAA
- a CDS encoding OmpH family outer membrane protein, giving the protein MYTRQLFVKNGLFLAAVAGVFTACQQNDKTAANNSGNNKSTEEQSIAAVSQKLAYVDIDTLEAYYDYFKEKKAELEKKKEGAQNDLSGRERKLQNEYNSLAQRAPTMTQSEGQAAEASLQKKAQEHEVYRQNLFAQLQTQEAQFNEDLQKRLDECIRKFNADKEYSFIFSYRSGASNILYKDEAYDVTREVIRELNATAAAKK; this is encoded by the coding sequence ATGTACACTCGTCAACTTTTTGTGAAAAATGGTCTTTTTCTGGCGGCGGTAGCCGGAGTATTCACTGCCTGCCAGCAAAATGATAAAACTGCCGCCAACAATTCCGGAAACAACAAATCGACCGAAGAACAATCCATCGCAGCAGTTAGCCAAAAGCTGGCCTATGTAGATATTGATACACTTGAGGCATACTACGATTATTTCAAAGAAAAGAAAGCAGAGCTGGAAAAGAAGAAAGAGGGAGCCCAGAATGATCTTAGCGGAAGGGAGAGAAAGCTGCAGAACGAATACAATTCACTGGCGCAGAGAGCCCCTACCATGACGCAGTCCGAAGGCCAGGCCGCGGAAGCCAGCCTGCAGAAGAAAGCGCAGGAACATGAAGTGTACCGCCAGAATCTGTTCGCTCAGCTGCAGACCCAGGAAGCGCAATTCAACGAAGATCTGCAGAAGCGGCTGGACGAGTGCATCCGGAAATTCAATGCCGATAAGGAATATTCCTTCATCTTTTCTTACCGCAGCGGCGCCAGCAATATCCTGTACAAGGATGAAGCCTATGATGTCACCAGGGAGGTGATCAGGGAACTGAATGCCACCGCTGCCGCAAAAAAATAA
- a CDS encoding glycerophosphodiester phosphodiesterase family protein, with product MRVRYRLTKSLIMLPAMLAAVAALGQSRNLHLDNYTVPVAKKGALVGKLHDQYGVLSRRPMLEDTSGLFMISKKGELRLRKKQSIPADAPGFQYTVTVLNGNSRERFTLVRDDFHRNKVVAHRGAFKNNAGSENSLTSLKDAIRIGCEGSEFDVWLSADGVPVLSHDPHIGGKSVEETPLAELQQIKLKNGDRVPTFEEYILEAMKQNNTRMVLELKPSKTGRAIELTQACYDLVRKYQCQAWMLYISFDYNICKKLVELDPFAKVAYLNGDKSPAELKADHIWGLDYSFKVIDKDISILQAAKKAGVTTNIWTVNDPADMDRYLKAGVDYLTTNEPEILLEKVK from the coding sequence ATGCGTGTACGTTATCGACTTACGAAAAGTCTGATCATGCTCCCTGCCATGTTAGCTGCTGTAGCGGCTTTGGGTCAATCCCGCAATCTGCATCTGGATAATTATACGGTCCCCGTGGCGAAAAAAGGCGCCCTGGTGGGCAAATTACATGATCAATACGGCGTACTAAGCCGTCGGCCAATGCTGGAAGATACTTCCGGCCTGTTCATGATCAGTAAAAAAGGGGAGCTGCGGCTCCGGAAGAAACAGTCCATTCCCGCAGATGCTCCGGGATTCCAGTATACCGTTACCGTACTGAACGGAAACAGCCGGGAGCGTTTTACGCTCGTAAGGGATGATTTTCACCGCAACAAGGTCGTAGCGCATCGTGGCGCATTCAAGAATAACGCGGGCAGCGAGAATTCGCTGACCTCTCTCAAAGATGCCATCCGTATCGGCTGTGAAGGTTCAGAGTTTGATGTCTGGTTGTCTGCCGATGGCGTGCCGGTATTGTCGCATGATCCGCACATCGGCGGCAAATCCGTGGAGGAAACGCCGCTGGCGGAACTCCAGCAGATCAAGCTGAAGAACGGAGACCGGGTACCGACTTTCGAAGAATATATCCTGGAAGCCATGAAACAGAATAATACCCGGATGGTACTGGAACTGAAACCGTCGAAGACAGGCCGCGCCATTGAACTGACGCAGGCCTGTTATGATCTGGTCCGCAAATATCAGTGCCAGGCCTGGATGCTGTACATCAGCTTCGATTACAATATCTGCAAAAAACTGGTGGAACTGGACCCCTTCGCCAAAGTAGCTTATCTCAACGGAGATAAAAGCCCCGCGGAGCTGAAAGCTGATCATATATGGGGACTGGACTACAGCTTCAAGGTCATCGACAAGGATATCAGCATCCTGCAGGCGGCAAAGAAGGCCGGTGTTACCACCAATATCTGGACGGTCAACGACCCTGCGGATATGGACAGGTACCTGAAAGCCGGGGTGGATTATCTGACCACCAATGAACCGGAAATATTGCTGGAAAAAGTAAAATAG